In one Buteo buteo chromosome 10, bButBut1.hap1.1, whole genome shotgun sequence genomic region, the following are encoded:
- the APC2 gene encoding adenomatous polyposis coli protein 2, translated as MSGSIASYDQLVRQVEALKKENSHLRRELEDNSNHLSKLENETSDMKEVLKHLQGKLEQEARVMVSSGQTEVLDQLKALQMDITSLYNLKFAPEAAGAGRSAEDSPPPPAPHRDGAGDLGRATLRLLEELDRERCFLLGEIEKEEKEKVWYYAQLQSLATRLDELPHVETFSMQMDLIRQQLEFEAQHIRSLMEERFGTADEMVQRAQIRASRLEQIDKELMEAQDKVQQPEPQLCGKVPGMEGDGSLDPPTHPEEGGNSLGSSKVEVVFWLLSMLATRDKDDMSRTLLAMSSSQESCLAMRKSGCLPLLIQILHDSDGEPGPPESPASAKDARMRANAALHNIVFSQPDEGQAKKEMRVLHVLEQIRSYSETCWDWLQMQSRDGGRGPDGSTAPVPIEPQICQATCAIMKLSFDEEYRRAMNELGGLQAVAELLQVDYEMHKMTSDPLNLALRRYAGMALTNLTFGDVVNKATLCSRRGCMEAIVAQLGSDSEELHQVVSSILRNLSWRADINSKKVLREVGSVTGLTRCALHAGKESTLKSVLSALWNLSAHSTENKAAICGVEGALGFLVSTLTYKCQSNSLAIIESGGGILRNVSSLVATREDYRQVLRDHNCLQTLLQHLRSHSLTIVSNACGTLWNLSARSPRDQELLWDLGAVSMLRNLIHSKHKMIAMGSAAALRNLLTNRPPKYKDTAVVSPGSCMPSLYMRKQKALEAELDAKHLAETFDTMEKQSLKSQSVKKPTRHMESLVKDYASDSGCFDDDEVPNVSTGVETASASVLSMFLNSSFLQGQALPRALAQRRCPEPEKDGSGKPAEPKKLPLPEDDVSLAAEKLANKISSTVAKIDKLVEDISTMHTSSDDSFSLSSEDHCLDWQYGPEEVHEARAQSCSPCRLSDAGGFAKRESLSRAHTLLRLKTAYTSLSNDSLNSGSTSDGYCTKEHMKPCTRAAFLDYRDELQRYQKRPSRLDLKSILGSKLERVEPPVLKGKDPAEPDKPEQRDLPERAKKTVTFPSPKVLEKEPEWKKEAGSKLSPDPQVRTIKLSPSYQHVPLLETLAKSNAATGAGHHPSLLGRKQAWLPPTLLQTAETLSKIPEKLPAHPPAMAEQESVQKYSVEDTPICFSRCSSLSSLSSADNVLDGQSHSENDLDSDSSLEILEMEEGDGEGEDGRQEKEKAADPGPATLVGISQPITIPFPKRDKIFLRESSPSRQEDLTPSSSSENYIQETPLVMSRCSSVSSLGSFESPSIASSIQSDPCSEMISGTISPSELPDSPGQTMPPSRSKTPLFELGCQPEKETSQFNIQWENNVKKFMEITDFKERFQLPQDLDSMVYFTVEKPNENFSCASSLSALPLHEHYVQKDVELKLMPTFPEKNSLNFVAHEKREERREERYLEGRRRADRPEPPDDDDIEILKECISSAMPSRFRKVKTSLLSGQVLHPQTKKPVHVPVYMLVPAHAHPGVPKHLRATARDLFKDDDSFTDSADGTPVNFSSAASLSDETLRYPAAEEAEHPHGPGMGCPAGVLPEGHREAASAGTIPARRAASGSSAPARLSSACKGKAGLSRGQGGEGKRGQPPAKSGPSLELEVGRTGGPPARKDAAREDGVAFQSLCHTTPTEEAVYCFYEHDSDELPEAGREASGSRPQPSRAPRRERWGGSVPRNEPEPGPRPAKAKPQNNLIADETPPCYSLSSSMSSLSDANLSDGEERSQPCGKAPRPRSATVAGQAQGGSPSSPSLNSEDDLLQKCIGSAMPKRRRPSARRRMAERKQKPPGAGGRERKAEARHCPAEDTGSDRGSDLDSVEWQAIQEGANSIVTWLHQAAASLSREPSSESDSILSFVSGLSVGSTLQLSLGRQEKKRAGSAAGRDAARREHSKSRPERKDAPGARPAGRGSARAERSPAPTKPVPNLPVVFRGRTVIYMPNLAKDGPSPRATPKKSPAAKPEAPPAKNLSLSQQRSRSLHRLGKPPETGDLALPKRSTTPPARIGKGPPSSGSSRTSTPSQHAPKKLPSPSQLAKQGNPATGKAGGSSSLPGPPARAPAPKSPAPKQSKTQKSPVRIPFMQKPSRKVLPGRGTMPVLEERVDGGKARGSGGPGGSRLNLVRMSSARSSGSDSDRSGFLRQLTFIKESSSLLLRHRAELSPPQPAASLPRRASPQRSRAALPAVFLCSSRCEELKAAKPAAPSPRPLVPRAQPGGKVPAGVKPPRRTSSESPSRLPVKTSIPAPEPFKRYSSSPNISVARRTGSPSSVLSARSEASARRQQTEAVPGGQPAKPPVVVMKGTWRRIRDEDIPHILKSTLPSSALPLASAGEEERPGTPSPRKTSDAVVQTEDFSAAKTNSSTSPTLETREGPPHPRAACDGEAPAPAKTALPISFGHEAAAGTFPASRHGSPSRAARVTPFNYVPSPMAVTVVADKAVEKIQA; from the exons ATGTCCGGCTCCATCGCCTCGTACGACCAGCTGGTGCGGCAGGTGGAGGCGCTGAAGAAGGAGAACAGCCACCTCCGGCGGGAGCTGGAGGACAACTCCAACCACCTCTCCAAGCTGGAGAATGAGACCTCGGACATGAAG GAGGTCCTGAAGCACCTCCAGGgcaagctggagcaggaggcGCGGGTCATGGTGTCCTCGGGGCAGACGGAGGTCCTGGACCAGCTGAAAG ccctgcagatgGACATCACCAGCCTCTACAACCTCAAGTTCGCCCCGGAGGCGGCCGGAGCAGGGCGCAGCGCCGAGGACAGCCCACCACCACCCGCACCTCACCGGGACGGTGCCGGGGACCTGGGCAGAGCCACCCTccggctgctggaggagctcgACCGGGAGAG gtgctttctgctggGCGAGATcgagaaggaggagaaggagaaggtgtGGTACTATGCCCAGCTGCAGAGCCTGGCCACACGCCTGGATGAGCTGCCCCACGTGGAGACG TTCTCCATGCAGATGGATCTCATCCGGCAGCAGCTGGAGTTCGAAGCCCAGCACATTCGCTCGCTGATGGAGGAGCGCTTCGGGACGGCCGACGAGATGGTGCAGCGAGCGCAG ATCCGGGCATCCCGGCTGGAGCAGATCGACAAAGAGCTGATGGAGGCGCAGGACAAGGTGCAGCAGCCGGAGCCGCAG CTCTGCGGGAAGGTGCCGGGCATGGAGGGGGACGGCAGCCTGGACCCCCCGACCCACCCCGAGGAGGGGGGCAACAGCCTGGGCAGCAGCAAG GTGGAGGTGGTCTTCTGGCTCCTGTCCATGCTGGCCACGCGGGACAAGGACGACATGTCCCGCACGCTGCTGGCCATGTCCAGCTCGCAGGAGAGCTGCCTGGCCATGCGCAAGTCGGGCTGCCTGCCCTTGCTCATCCAAATCCTGCACGACTCGGACGGTGAACCAGGGCCCCCCGAGAGCCCCGCCAGCGCCAAGGACGCCCGCATGCGTGCCAACGCCGCCCTCCACAACATCGTCTTCTCCCAGCCCGACGAGGGTCAGGCCAAAAAGGAGATGCGGGTGCTGCACGTGCTGGAGCAGATCCGCTCCTACTCGGAGACCTGCTGGGACTGGCTGCAGATGCAGAGCAGAGACGGGGGCAGAGGCCCCGACGGCAGCACGG CGCCGGTGCCCATCGAGCCCCAGATCTGCCAGGCCACCTGCGCCATCATGAAGCTCTCCTTCGACGAGGAGTACCGGCGGGCCATGAACGAGCTGG GCGGGCTGCAGGCGGTGGCTGAGCTGTTGCAGGTGGACTACGAGATGCACAAGATGACGAGCGACCCCCTCAACCTGGCTCTGCGGCGCTACGCGGGGATGGCCCTCACCAACCTCACCTTCGGCGACGTGGTCAACaag GCGACACTGTGCTCCCGCCGCGGCTGTATGGAAGCCATCGTGGCTCAGCTGGGCTCTGACAGCGAGGAGCTGCACCAG GTGGTCTCCAGCATCCTGAGGAACCTCTCCTGGCGGGCCGACATTAACAGCAAGAAGGTGCTGCGGGAGGTGGGCAGCGTGACCGGGCTGACGCGGTGCGCGCTGCACGCCGGCAAG GAGTCTACGCTGAAGAGCGTCCTGAGCGCGCTGTGGAACCTGTCGGCGCACAGCACGGAGAACAAAGCCGCCATCTGCGGGGTGGAGGGAGCCCTGGGGTTCCTGGTGAGCACCCTCACCTACAAGTGCCAGAGCAACTCCTTGGCCATCATTGAGAGCGGTGGCGGCATCCTCAGGAACGTCTCCAGCCTCGTCGCCACGCGGGAGGACTACAG GCAGGTGCTCCGCGACCACAACTGCCTGCAGACGCTGCTGCAGCACCTGCGCTCGCACAGCCTCACCATCGTCAGCAACGCCTGCGGCACCCTCTGGAACCTGtctgcccgcagcccccgcgaccaggagctgctctgggaCCTGGGGGCGGTCAGCATGCTGCGCAACCTCATCCACTCCAAGCACAAGATGATCGCCATGGGCAGCGCGGCTGCTCTCCGCAACCTCCTCACCAACCGGCCCCCCAAGTACAAGGACACCGCCGTCGTCTCGCCGGGCTCCTGCATGCCCTCGCTCTACATGCGCAAGCAGAAGGCGCTGGAGGCCGAGCTGGATGCCAAGCACCTGGCCGAGACCTTCGACACCATGGAGAAGCAGAGCCTGAAGAGCCAGAGCGTAAAGAAGCCGACGCGGCACATGGAGAGCCTGGTGAAGGACTATGCCTCCGACTCCGGCTGCTTCGATGATGATGAGGTGCCCAACGTCTCCACCGGTGTGGAGACGGCCAGCGCCTCTGTCCTGTCCATGTTCCTCAACTCCTCCTTCCTGCAGGGACAGGCGCTGCCCCGGGCGCTGGCACAGAGACGATGCCCGGAGCCGGAGAAGGACGGCAGCGGCAAACCGGCCGAGCCCAAGAAGCTGCCGCTGCCGGAAGATGATGTCTCGCTGGCCGCCGAGAAGTTGGCCAACAAGATCTCTAGCACGGTGGCCAAGATTGACAAGTTGGTGGAGGACATCTCTACCATGCACACATCCTCAGATGACAGCTTCAGCCTCAGCTCGGAGGACCACTGCCTGGACTGGCAGTACGGCCCCGAGGAGGTGCACGAGGCGCGCGCCCAGTCCTGCTCGCCGTGCCGCCTCTCGGATGCCGGTGGCTTTGCCAAGCGGGAGAGCCTGAGCCGGGCGCACacgctgctgcggctgaagaCCGCCTACACCAGCCTGTCCAACGACAGCCTCAACAGCGGCAGCACCAGCGACGGTTACTGCACCAAGGAGCACATGAAGCCCTGCACCAGAGCCGCCTTCCTCGACTACCGGGATGAGCTGCAGCGGTACCAGAAGCGGCCGAGCCGGCTCGACCTCAAGAGCATCCTGGGCAGCAAGCTGGAGCGGGTCGAACCCCCCGTGCTCAAGGGCAAGGACCCAGCCGAACCGGACAAGCCGGAGCAGCGAGACCTGCCTGAACGGGCCAAGAAGACGGTGACTTTCCCCAGCCCCAAAGTGCTGGAGAAGGAGCCCGAGTGGAAGAAGGAGGCGGGCAGCAAGCTCTCCCCCGACCCCCAGGTCCGCACCATCAAACTCTCCCCGTCCTACCAGCACGTCCCCCTGCTCGAGACCCTGGCCAAGAGCAACGCGGCCACCGGCGCCGgccaccacccctccctcctgggCAGAAAGCAAGCCTGGCTCCCCCCCACGCTGCTGCAGACGGCCGAGACCTTGAGCAAGATCCCGGAGAAGCTGCCCGCCCACCCGCCGGCCATGGCGGAGCAGGAGTCGGTGCAGAAGTACTCGGTGGAGGATACCCCCATCTGCTTCTCCCGGTgcagctccctctcctccctctcctcggcAGACAACGTGCTGGACGGGCAGAGCCACAGTGAGAACGACCTGGACAGTGACTCCTCCCTGGAGATCCTGGAGATGGAggaaggggatggggaaggtgaggatgggaggcaggagaaggagaaggcagcagatCCAGGTCCGGCCACGCTGGTGGGGATCTCCCAGCCCATCACCATCCCCTTCCCAAAGCGCGACAAGATCTTCCTGCGGGAGTCGTCGCCATCACGCCAGGAGGACCTCACGCCCTCGAGCTCCTCGGAGAACTACATCCAGGAGACGCCACTGGTGATGAGCCGCTGCAGCTCCGTCAGCTCCTTGGGCAGCTTCGAGAGCCCCTCCATCGCCAGCTCCATCCAGAGCGACCCTTGCAGTGAGATGATCAGCGGCACCATCAGTCCCAGCGAGCTGCCCGACAGCCCTGGGCAGACCATGCCGCCCAGCCGCAGCAAGACACCCCTCTTCGAGCTGGGCTGCCAGCCGGAGAAGGAGACCAGCCAGTTCAACATCCAATGGGAAAACAACGTCAAGAAGTTCATGGAGATCACCGACTTCAAGGAGCGCTTCCAGCTGCCCCAGGACCTGGACTCCATGGTCTACTTCACGGTGGAGAAGCCCAACGAGAACTTCTCCTGCGCCTCCAGCCTGAGCGCCCTGCCCCTCCACGAGCACTATGTCCAGAAGGACGTGGAGCTCAAGCTGATGCCCACCTTCCCAGAGAAGAACAGCCTGAATTTCGTGGCTCACGAGAAGCGGGAGGAGCGGCGGGAGGAGCGGTACCTGGAGGGCCGGCGGCGGGCCGACCGCCCCGAGCCCCCCGACGACGACGACATCGAGATCCTGAAGGAGTGCATCAGCTCCGCCATGCCCTCCCGATTCCGCAAGGTGAAGACCTCCCTGCTCTCCGGTCAGGTCCTGCACCCCCAGACGAAGAAACCCGTGCACGTCCCTGTCTACATGCTGGTGCCAGCCCACGCACACCCCGGTGTCCCCAAGCACCTGCGTGCCACCGCCCGCGACCTCTTCAAGGACGACGACTCCTTCACCGACTCGGCCGACGGGACCCCCGTCAACTTCTCCAGCGCCGCCTCGCTGAGCGATGAGACCCTGCGCTACCCGGCTGCCGAGGAGGCTGAGCACCCTCACGGCCCGGGGATGGGGTGCCCGGCGGGGGTCCTACCCGAGGGGCACCGCGAGGCGGCCAGCGCCGGCACCATCCCGGCCAGGAGAGCCGCCTCCGGCAGCTCGGCGCCTGCCCGGCTCAGCTCAGCCTGCAAGGGGAAAGCGGGGCTGAGCCGCGGCCAAGGCGGGGAGGGGAAGCGGGGCCAGCCCCCCGCAAAGAGCGGACCCAGCCTGGagctggaggtggggaggaCCGGTGGTCCCCCCGCGAGGAAGGATGCTGCCCGGGAGGACGGGGTGGCCTTCCAGTCGCTGTGCCACACCACCCCGACGGAGGAAGCCGTCTACTGCTTCTACGAGCACGACTCGGACGAGCTGCCCGAGGCGGGCAGGGAGGCGTCCGGCAGCAGACCCCAGCCCAGCCGGGCGCCCAGGAGGGAGCGCTGGGGTGGCTCCGTCCCCCGGAACGAACCTGAGCCCGGTCCCCGGCCGGCGAAGGCGAAGCCGCAGAACAACCTCATCGCCGACGAGACGCCGCCGTGCTACTCCCTCAGCTCCTCCATGAGCTCCCTGAGCGACGCCAACCTCTCCGACGGCGAGGAGCGGAGCCAGCCCTGCGGCAAAGCCCCCCGGCCGCGGTCGGCCACGGTGGCGGGGCAAGCACAGGGGggctcccccagctcccccagcctcaACTCGGAGGACGACCTGCTGCAGAAGTGCATCGGCTCGGCCATGCCCAAGCGCCGGCGGCCCTCGGCTCGCCGGAGGATGGCGGAGCGCAAGCAGAAGCCGCCGGGTGCCGGCGGGAGGGAGCGGAAAGCGGAGGCGAGGCATTGCCCTGCCGAAGACACCGGCTCCGACCGGGGCTCGGACCTGGACAGCGTGGAGTGGCAAGCCATCCAGGAGGGCGCCAACTCCATCGTCACCTGGCTGCACCaggctgctgcctccctctCGCGGGAGCCTTCCTCTGAGTCCGACTCCATCCTCTCCTTCGTGTCGGGGCTCTCGGTCGGGTCCAccctgcagctctccctgggcaggcaggagaagaAGCGAGCCGGCAGCGCGGCTGGCCGGGATGCGGCGAGGAGGGAGCACAGCAAGAGCCGCCCGGAGAGGAAGGATGCGCCGGGTGCCCGTCCCGCTGGCCGTGGAAGCGCCAGGGCGGAGCGGAGCCCGGCGCCCACCAAACCGGTGCCCAACCTGCCCGTGGTCTTCCGCGGCAGGACCGTCATCTACATGCCCAACCTGGCCAAGGACGGCCCCAGCCCGAGGGCCACCCCGAAGAAAAGCCCCGCGGCGAAGCCCGAGGCGCCGCCGGCCAAGAACCTCTCCCTGAGCCAGCAGCGCTCGCGGAGCCTGCACCGGCTGGGCAAACCCCCCGAAACCGGGGACCTGGCGCTGCCCAAGAGGAGCACCACGCCGCCCGCCCGCATCGGCAAGGGACCCCCCTCCTCCGGCTCCTCCCGCACCTCCACCCCCTCCCAGCACGCTCCCAAGAAGCTGCCGTCGCCCTCCCAGCTCGCCAAGCAGGGTAACCCAGCCACGGGCAAGGCGGGCGGCTCGTCCTCCCTGCCGGGACCCCCAGCCAGAGCCCCAGCCCCCAAGTCCCCGGCGCCCAAGCAGTCCAAGACGCAGAAGTCACCCGTCCGCATCCCCTTCATGCAGAAACCCAGCAGGAAGGTGCTGCCGGGCCGGGGGACCATGCCGGTGCTGGAGGAGCGGGTGGATGGCGGCAAGGCACGGGGcagcggggggccggggggcagcCGGCTCAACCTGGTGCGGATGTCGTCCGCCCGTTCCAGCGGGAGCGACTCAGACCGCTCTGGCTTCTTGCGCCAGCTCACCTTCATCAAGGAATcctccagcctgctgctgcGGCACCGCGCCGAGCTCTCCCCGCCGCAGCCGGCGGCCTCGCTGCCTCGCCGAGCCTCCCCGCAGCGCAGCCGTGCCGCCCTCCCGGCCgtcttcctctgctcctcccGCTGCGAGGAGCTCAAGGCGGCCAAGCCGGCGGCCCCCAGCCCACGGCCCCTCGTCCCCAGAGCCCAGCCCGGTGGCAAAGTCCCCGCCGGGGTCAAGCCGCCACGGAGGACCAGCTCCGAGAGCCCGTCCCGGCTGccggtgaagaccagcatccCTGCGCCCGAGCCCTTCAAGAGGTACTCGTCCTCACCCAACATCAGCGTGGCGCGGAGGACGGGCAGCCCTTCCTCCGTCCTCTCTGCCCGCTCCGAGGCTTCGGCACGGCGGCAGCAGACCGAGGCGGTCCCCGGCGGGCAGCCGGCAAAGCCGCCGGTGGTGGTAATGAAGGGCACCTGGCGGAGGATTCGGGACGAAGACATCCCCCACATCCTCAAGAGCACGCTGCCTTCCTCCGCCCTGCCGCTGGCAAGTGCCGGCGAGGAGGAGCGTcccggcacccccagccccaggaagACCAGCGACGCCGTGGTGCAGACCGAGGACTTCTCCGCCGCCAAGACCAACTCCAGCACCTCTCCCACGCTGGAGACCCGCGAGGGACCTCCACACCCCCGCGCCGCCTGCGATGGCGAAGCTCCGGCCCCCGCCAAGACCGCCCTGCCCATCTCCTTCGGCCATGAGGCAGCCGCCGGGACCTTCCCCGCCAGCCGGCACGGCTCCCCGAGCAGAGCCGCCCGCGTCACCCCCTTCAACTAcgtccccagccccatggcGGTGACGGTGGTGGCGGACAAGGCGGTGGAGAAAATCCAAGCTTGA
- the GZMM gene encoding LOW QUALITY PROTEIN: granzyme M (The sequence of the model RefSeq protein was modified relative to this genomic sequence to represent the inferred CDS: inserted 1 base in 1 codon), which yields MRSRRVLPACSGRGMGARGSLGQLLLLLTLPLAELGEHRGGGSGVAAGVLASLAGAGGSQLAGMGLLDALGGQGVLVGDPRXFPFWWGSQLAAAQPGQALLSPAAWGRLRPSVIGGREAEPHSRPYMVSIQFGGVHACGGALLHKRWVLTAAHCFPWRTSVVGTVVVGLHNLQERGAATQTFPIRAACPHPGYDRQTMENDLLLLQLEGKVKLSRTRRLIGLLEREPTAGTQCSLAGWGVRRHGGLSLTLQELEVTVLDTQMCNNSRFWNGDIAPTMICFQGRHRGSAPSKGDSGGPLVCGKRAAVAGVLSFTSPDVTDPFKPPVATSAVKHKNWIRKTLRRGCGSPQPGHTGQTDHPVLFTQVGF from the exons ATGCGGAGCAGGAGGGTGCTGCCAGCCTGCAGTGGGCGAGGGATGGGGGCGAGGGGCAGcctggggcagctgctgctgctgctgactctCCCTTTGGCCGAGCTGGGTGAGCACCGGGGCGGTGGGTCTGGGGTGGCCGCCGGGGTCTTGGCATCACTGGCCGGGGCGGGTGGCAGCCAGCTTGCAGGGATGGGGTTGCTGGATGCgctggggggacagggggtgCTGGTTGGGGACCCTC CTTTTCCCTTTTGGTGGGGCAGCCAACTGGCGGCGGCACAACCGGGACAGGCTCTCCTCTCCCCGGCAGCGTGGGGCCGACTCCGGCCGTCAGTCATCGGGGGACGTGAGGCCGAACCCCACTCCAGGCCCTACATGGTGTCCATCCAGTTCGGGGGGGTTCACGCCTGCGGGGGAGCGCTGCTGCACAAGCGGTGGGTGCTGACGGCCGCCCACTGCTTCCCTTGGAG GACGAGCGTCGTGGGAACGGTGGTGGTGGGGCTGCACAACCTGCAGGAGCGTGGGGCGGCCACGCAGACCTTCCCCATCCGGGCAGCATGTCCTCACCCTGGCTACGACCGCCAGACGATGGAAAACgaccttctcctgctccag CTGGAGGGGAAGGTGAAGCTGAGCAGGACGCGGCGGCTCATCGGGCTGCTGGAGCGGGAGCCGACGGCCGGGACGCAGTGCAGCCTGGCGGGCTGGGGGGTCCGCAGGCACGGCGGGCTCTCGCTCacgctgcaggagctggaggtcACGGTGCTGGACACGCAGATGTGCAACAACAGCCGCTTCTGGAACGGTGACATTGCCCCCACCATGATCTGCTTCCAGGGACGCCACAGGGGCTCGGCACCCTCCAAG GGTGACTCCGGGGGACCCTTGGTGTGCGGGAAACGGGCGGCGGTGGCCGGCGTGCTGTCCTTCACCAGCCCGGACGTCACCGACCCTTTCAAGCCGCCGGTCGCCACCTCGGCTGTGAAGCACAAGAACTGGATCCGGAAAACGCTGCGGAGGGGTTGCGGCTCCCCCCAGCCCGGGCACACGGGACAGACAGACCACCCCGTCCTATTTACACAGGTTGGCTTTTAA
- the C10H19orf25 gene encoding UPF0449 protein C19orf25 homolog gives MSSKAKRVLPTRPEPPSVEQILADVRGTHPSDPVFLLPAEPRQDHGPSPGSPGPTRQEATAEERERLYRQSRSYVEMNQRLQESRERLQEQCEELRRAGAALERGISEMRQKAF, from the exons ATGAGCTCCAAGGCCAAGCGGGTGCTGCCCACCCGCCCTGAGCCCCCCAGCGTGGAGCAGATCCTGGCCGACGTGCGGGGCACCCACCCGTCTGACCCCGTCTTCCTCCTCCCGGCGGAGCCCCGCCAGGACCACGGCCCCTCTCCAG gctcccccggccccaccagGCAGGAGGCCACCGCGGAGGAGAGGGAGCGGCTGTACCGGCAGAGCCGTTCCTACGTGGAGATGAACCAGCGGCTGCAGGAGTCCCGGGAGCGGCTGCAGGAGCAGTGCGAGGAGCTGCGACGGGCAGGAGCGGCACTGGAGCGCGGCATTTCGGAAATGAGGCAGAAAGCTTTCTGA
- the REEP6 gene encoding receptor expression-enhancing protein 6 isoform X1 has translation MGTVPQRLQRLLDRPGPLGDLLGRLEARTGVRRLYLATGSAGFLGLYLMFGYGASLLCNLIGFAYPAYVSIKAIESSSKEDDTMWLTYWVVYGVFSVAEFFSDIFLYWFPFYYVGKCLFLVWCMAPVSWNGSQVIYQNVIRPCFLRHHQTVDNVLGNLSTKALDVASSVTREASGAAMNLALEAEKSK, from the exons ATGGGCACGGTGCCGCAGCGCCTGCAGCGCCTCCTCGATCGCCCCGGGCCGTTGGGCGACCTACTGGGTCGCCTGGAAGCCCGCACCGGCGTCCGGCGGCTCTACCTGGCCACAG GTTCTGCGGGGTTCCTGGGGCTGTACCTCATGTTCGGCTATGGTGCCTCGCTGCTCTGCAACCTCATCGGCTTCGCCTACCCCGCGTACGTCTC CATCAAAGCCATCGAAAGCTCCAGCAAAGAGGACGACACCATGTGGCTGACGTACTGGGTGGTGTACGGCGTCTTCAGTGTAGCCGAGTTCTTCTCTGACATCTTCCTCTACTGGTTCCCCTTCTACTATGTTGGGAAG TGCCTGTTCCTGGTGTGGTGCATGGCTCCCGTGTCCTGGAACGGGTCGCAGGTGATCTACCAGAACGTTATCCGGCCCTGCTTCCTCAGGCACCACCAGACCGTGGACAACGTGCTGGGCAACCTCAGCACCAAAGCCCTGGACGTGGCTTCCAGCGTCACCCGAGAAG CCTCCGGCGCAGCCATGAACCTGGCGCTGGAAGCGGAGAAGAGCAAGTGA
- the REEP6 gene encoding receptor expression-enhancing protein 6 isoform X2 translates to MGTVPQRLQRLLDRPGPLGDLLGRLEARTGVRRLYLATGSAGFLGLYLMFGYGASLLCNLIGFAYPAYVSIKAIESSSKEDDTMWLTYWVVYGVFSVAEFFSDIFLYWFPFYYVGKCLFLVWCMAPVSWNGSQVIYQNVIRPCFLRHHQTVDNVLGNLSTKALDVASSVTREVLQTLVSSRARLAAEVAPQLSLSVCKEPRFLLPPKGERALPCPSPRRYRQPLGRIRRTAAATAAPAKPSSCSCRRRRGSRATVPFSLGVGRADAFPPASP, encoded by the exons ATGGGCACGGTGCCGCAGCGCCTGCAGCGCCTCCTCGATCGCCCCGGGCCGTTGGGCGACCTACTGGGTCGCCTGGAAGCCCGCACCGGCGTCCGGCGGCTCTACCTGGCCACAG GTTCTGCGGGGTTCCTGGGGCTGTACCTCATGTTCGGCTATGGTGCCTCGCTGCTCTGCAACCTCATCGGCTTCGCCTACCCCGCGTACGTCTC CATCAAAGCCATCGAAAGCTCCAGCAAAGAGGACGACACCATGTGGCTGACGTACTGGGTGGTGTACGGCGTCTTCAGTGTAGCCGAGTTCTTCTCTGACATCTTCCTCTACTGGTTCCCCTTCTACTATGTTGGGAAG TGCCTGTTCCTGGTGTGGTGCATGGCTCCCGTGTCCTGGAACGGGTCGCAGGTGATCTACCAGAACGTTATCCGGCCCTGCTTCCTCAGGCACCACCAGACCGTGGACAACGTGCTGGGCAACCTCAGCACCAAAGCCCTGGACGTGGCTTCCAGCGTCACCCGAGAAG TCCTGCAGACTCTGGTCAGCAGCAGAGCCCGGCTGGCGGCCGAGGTGGCACCGCAGCTCAGCCTGTCTGTATGTAAAGAGCCGCGGTTCCTGCTGCCGCCGAAGGGAGAAAGGGCCCTTCCGTGCCCATCGCCTCGCCGCTACCGCCAGCCGCTTGGCCGGATCCGGCGGACGGCTGCGGCCACGGCGGCGCCGGCCAAACCGAGCTCCTGCTCTTGCAGACGCCGGCGTGGCTCACGCGCAACCGTCCCTTTCTCCCTCGGCGTGGGTAGAGCAGACGCTTTCCCTCCCGCTTCTCCGTAG